The Desulfobulbus propionicus DSM 2032 DNA segment GCCTCGATCACGATCTTGTCGTTGGCGCCGAGAAACTTGAAGGTGGTGCTGACCTGGCCGATCTCCTCGGCCATTGCCGGTACCACCACCATCAGAGACAGAACACATCCCACGGTTATTGCTCGCCAGTTGCGCATGGCCTACTCCTTCTTGTTTTTTGCCGCCGAGCGGTTGAGGGCGCTGAGCAGCGATTTGATCGAAGCAACGATGATGTCGGTATCGACGCCCGCACCCCACCAGCTCTCGTCATCCTGATCGAGGATCTCGATATAGCTCACCGCCTTGGAGGAACTGCCGCGAGTCAGGGCATGCTCGTGGTAGGAGTGGAGCACAAAGCGCAGCCCCAGTCCCTCGCGCAGGGCGGTGCAGAAGGCATCCAGCGGTCCGTTGCCCGCCGCCCGGATGACCTTTTCTTCCCCCTTGACCACCACCATCGCCTCGATTTCGGCGATCGAGCTTTCCTCGTCGCGGTCGAAATGGCGCTTGAGCACGTTGAACGATTTCAGGTGATAGCCGTTGCTGTTGAGCAGATATTCCTTCTCAAAGGTGTGAAACACCATTTCCGCGGTGAGCTCGTCACCGTAGGCATCGGATACCTCCTGGATCACCCGGCCAAAGCCCGGGCGCATGTCCTTGGGCAGTTTGAAGCCGAACTCGTGGTCCATGATGTAGGCCACCCCGCCCTTGCCCGACTGGCTGTTGATGCGGATGATCGACTCATAGGTGCGGCCGACGTCCTGGGGATCGATCGGCAGATACGGGACCTCCCACAGGCCGCTCTCGGTCAGTTCCAGGGCGGTCATGCCCTTGTTGATCGCATCCTGGTGCGAACCGGAAAAGGCCGTGTACACCAATTCGCCCGCATAGGGGTGGCGCGGATGGACCTTCATCTTGGTACAGCGCTCATAGGTGTTGATCACCTTGTTGATCCGGGAAAAGTCAAGCCGCGGGGCAACCCCCTGGGTAAACAGGTTGAGCGCCAGGGTGACGATATCGACGTTGCCGGTGCGCTCGCCATTACCGAACAGGGTGCCCTCCACCCGATCGGCCCCGGCCATCAACGCCAGCTCGGTGGCCGCCACCGCCTCGCCCCGGTCGTTGTGGGCATGCAGACTGATCAGGGCGCAATCACGATTTTTCATGTGGCGGCAGAACCACTCGATCTGGTCGGCATAGATGTTCGGGGTCGACAATTCCACCGTGGCCGGCAGGTTGATGATCACCGGGTTCGCCGGGGTCGGTTCCCACACATCCATGATCGCCTCGCAGATCTCCAGGGCAAAATCGAGCTCGGTGCCGGTGAAACTCTCCGGAGAATACTCGTAGCGAATCCTGGTCTCGGTCCGTTCGGCCTGCTCGCGGATCAGTCGTGCTCCGGCCACGCCCAATTCAATGATCTCCTTGCGATTCATCTTGAACACCACGTCGCGTTGCAGGGTCGAGGTGGAGTTGTACAGGTGGACAATGGCCTCGCGAGCCCCCTTGAGGGACGCAAAGGTTTTCTTGATCAGCTGTTCGCGGGCCTGGGTTAGCACTTGGGGGACAACGCCATCGGGGATGTGGTTGCCGTCGATCAGCAGGCGAAGAAAATCGTATTCGATCTGCGAGGCTGAGGGAAAGCCGACCTCGATCTCCTTGAAGCCGATCTGCACCAGGAGTTGGAACATCTCCAGCTTTTCTTCCAGGTTCATCGGCTGGATGAGGGCCTGATTGCCGTCACGCAGATCGACGCTGCACCAGATCGGCGCCGAGGTGATCACCTGATCCGGCCAGGTGCGGTCGGTCAGCCGGACCGGCGGATAGGGACGATATTTTTTCAATTTTTCCTGATCCATGGTGTGCTCCGTCAAGAGGTCAAAAAAAAAGCCACGGTTTGGAAACCGTGGCTTTGAAGGTTCAGTTTTGGTGGAGTCCGTCAGGACACACCCCCCTCTTCTGCCACAGTTTCCCTGTGCAGTCGGCTAAGGAGAAGAAGGAGCGCAAGCGAGCGTGTCATGATGGAATCCTTGTTGAATGGTGCTCACATACTAAAGCCCCAGCTTCATTTGTCAAGCAGGAAAACACGGTCTTCCGTTCATCCCTTCATCTCGCCGCGGAGAAATTTCTCCGCCAGATCGACGTCGCGTTTGGAGCCGATGATCAAGGGCACCCGTTGATGCAAACTTTTGGGTTCGATATCGAGGATGCGCCGGCCATCATCGGTGATCGCCCGCCCACCGGCCTGCTCGACGATCATCGCCAGGGGGGCGGCCTCGTACAACAGGCGCAGCTTGCCCTCGGATTTCTCGCCGCTTTTCTTGTCGCGGGTGTAGAGGAAGACGCCGCCCTTGATCAGGTTGCGATGGAAATCGGCCACCAGCGAACCGATGTAGCGCAGGCTGTAGGGGCCCTTGCCGCCGTCGGCCTGCTTCAGGTAGTTGATGTAGTCACGGGTACTGTCGAACCACTGGTTGGCATAGGCCTCGTTGACGCTGTAGTAAAGCGAAGCCTCCGGGATCTTGATGTCGGGGTGAGAGAGAAAAAACTCGCCCACGCTCGGGTCGAGGGTAAAGCCATGCACCCCGGAGCCGGTGGTGTAGACCATCACCGTGGACGAGCCGTAGATGATGTACCCGGCCGCCACCTGTTTGCTGCCCTGCTGCAGCAGATCGCCCACATTGCCTTGGCCGGAGGGGCTCAGCCGTCGGTGAATGGAGAAGATGGTGCCGATGCTGACGTTGACATCGATGTTGGAGGAGCCGTCGAGCGGATCAAAGGCGATGGTGTAGTTGCCCTCGTAGCCGTCCAGCACCGGGATGACGTCGTCATCCTCCTCCGAGGCCATGACGCACACATGGCCGCACTGCTCCATGCGCCGCTTGATGGTCTGGTTGGCGAAGACGTCGAGCTTCTGCACGCTCTCGCCCTGGATATTGGTGCGTCCCGACTGGCCGAGGATGTCGGCCAATCCGGCCATGTTGACCTCGGCACTGATGATCTTGCCGGCCACGACCAGATCGTTGAGCAAACCGGTGAGGGCGCCGGTGGCCTCCGGATGGAGCAACTGATCGTCCATGATCTGACGGCTGACGGTGATTCCCTTTCTCTTGGCGAGCATGGTGTTCTCCTCCCAACGCCTCCCGGCGGCAGAGCCTCTCCGGGTGACAGCTTATTTTTTTTCAGCGGTTTTCAGCGGTTTCCATTGGCTCAGGCAGGCCACCAGGGTGCGCACGCCGGTGCCCGACGGACCTTTGGGGATATAGCTTTTTTCGGTGAAATCCCAAGCGGTTCCGGCAATGTCCAGATGCGCCCAGGGAGTCTCGCCGACAAATTCCTGCAGATAGCAGGCAGCGGTGATGGTCCCGGCGCTGCGGTCGCTGCCGGCATTCTTGATGTCCGCCACCCGCGAGTCGATCTGCTTGCGGTACTCCGGGCCCAGGGGCAGGCGCCACAGTGGTTCCGCCACCTGGGCGCCAGCCTCGATCAGCTGGGCGGCCAATTGATCGTTATTGGTCAGCAAACCGGTGTAATGGTGGCCAAGACCGATGATCACCGCCCCGGTCAGGGTGGCCAGGTCGATCACCGCCTCGGGCTGGTAGGTCTCGATGCCGTAAGCCAGGGCATCGGCCAGGATCAGTCGTCCCTCGGCGTCGGTATTGATGATCTCCGAGGTCTTACCGCCAAAGTGACGGATAACGTCGCCCGGTTTGAGCGCTGCCGAGCCGGACAGATTTTCGGTGGCCGGGATCAGGGCGACCACATTGACCCCTTCGAGGCCGATCTCGGCGATGGCCTGCATGGCGGCCAGCACGGCCGCGCCGCCGCACATGTCGTATTTCATGTCCTCCATGCCGGCCGGCGGCTTGGCGCAAAGGCCACCCGAATCAAACGTCAGCCCCTTGCCCACCAGCAGCAGGGTCGGATGTTTCTTGTTGGTGCGGTATTCGAGGATCACCAGCTGCGGCGGCAGGGCCGAGCCCTGATTGACACCGAGAATGCCGCCCATGCCCAGTTTGTGCATGGCTCCCTTGTCGAGCACCTTGCACTTGAGGCGGGTTCTCTTACTCAGCTTCTTGGCATATTCGGCAAATTCGGCCGGTGTCCAGCCATTGCCCGGCTGGTTGGCCATGTCGCGGGCCGCGCAGGTGGCCTCGGCAAGTGCCCGGCCCCGCTCCAGCCCCTTGCGCACCGCGCTCTGCGAAAGCCCTCCGTCGTGGAGAAAAAAATGCTCCACCCTGGCGGGCTTGTCCTTGTCTTCCTTGGGATTTTTATAAAAATCAAAGCGATAGTTGCCAAGCAGCATTCCTTCGACACAGCATTCGGCGATCTCCACCGCGTCGAGCAGATAGTCCTTGGGCAGCACCAGCAGCACGTCCCTGGCCTTGACGGCGGCCGCCTGCTTGGCCACAATGCCTCCGGCCAGCCGCAGCTGCTCCCGGCGGACATTGATCGCGTCGTCCTGTTTGCCCAAACCGACGAACAGTACCCGCCTGGCGGCTAGCGCTCCGTCTTCTCCGGCCTCCAGCAAGGCGGGATAGAGCAGCACGGCCTGCTCCTTGGCCCCCTTGAAGTCACCGGTCTCCCAGACCTGTTGCAGGGCCCGGTTGAGAATCCTGTTCTCCTCGGCGAGATGGGGAATTTCCTCTTCCACCAGATACACCAGCAAATCGCCGATGAATGCTTTGGGGGCCTGATCAAACAACGCAATGGTGACAGCCTCGGTGTGCACGGGACTCACTCCTTCCTTCGCGATGACGGCATAATCCTTTCAAAACCTGTGGGAACTGTTTATTGTAGGGTTTTCATACACTAAACCGGGTTGAACCTCAATCGGCAAAACCTCTGTCGGCAGGCAGCCTGGAAAAAACATCGTGCCCTTGCGGAGGTTTCCCGTGCTGGTTGTCTTTATTCTCGCCGTGGGCAGTGCCCTGTTGGTGTCCACCACTTGTTCGCTCTTCGAGGCGATCCTCCTGAGCCTGTCCGCGCCACAGGTGGAGCTGCTGTGCGAAACCCATCCCCGGCAGGCCGAGCGGATGCGAAAATTCAAGGAAAACATCGAACAACCGATCACCGCCATCCTCACCCTCAACACCCTGGCCCACACCATCGGCGCCTCGGTGGCCGGCGCCGCCGCTGTCGCCCTGTTCGGCCAGAATGGTCTGGTGTGGTTTTCCCTCGCCTTCACCCTCGCCATCCTCCTGTTCACCGAGATCCTGCCCAAGACCATCGGGGTCACCTTTGCCCGACAATTGGGGCCTTACATCGTTGTGCCCCTCCACATCATGATCGTGGTCCTCAAACCGCTGATCGTCCTCGCCCAGCTGATGACCCGGATGGTGCCCAACAGCCACAAGCCCCACCTGATCTCGGCGGAGGAACTGAAAACCATCGCCAGCCTGAGCCGGAAATCCGGCGAAATCGAAGCCGATCAGGAGAAAGTGATCGCCAACATCCTTCAGTTGGGGGAAAAAACCGTGCGCCAGGTAATGACCCCCCGCACGGTCATGTTTTCCGCCTCGCACAACCTAACCATCAAGGAAGCGGGACGAATGGAGGGCAAATGGCGGATGCACAGCCGGGTGCCGGTCTACGACAGCGAACCGGACAACGTGGTGGGGATCGTGCTCAGTCAGGATGTGCTGATGGCGGCGGCGGTCGGCCAGGACACCCTCAAGCTGTCGCAGATCATGCGGCCGGTCCATTTTGTTCCGGAAACCGCGCCGCTTGACCGGATCTTTGTCGATTTCTTCGAGCGCTACCAGCATCTCTTTGTAGTGGTCGACGAATACGGCAGCGTCACCGGGGTGATCAGCATGGAAGACATCCTGGAGGAGATCATCGGTCGGGAGATTGTCGATGAATCGGACAAGGCGCGCAACATGCGGGAATTGGCCATGATCAGGAAGAAAAAGCTGCACACCGCCTGACCGTTGACGAAAAAATCGCGGGCTCGCTCCAGCCGAACCTGGCGATTTGTCACCATTCGTGGTAGGTTGCCGCCGGTTGCATGCGCCGGAGGTCGTGGAACACGTCCACGACTTGCGCATCAGCCAGGCAACGGCCCTCTCGCCGCTGACCGCAACCAAGGAGTGTTTTCTGTGCGTTGCCGAGCGGTCACAATCCAATCCGAATGTTTTCCAACCGTCCAACCAGGACCTGCCGCATGATGACCACGCTGTTTTCCCGTCCACGGCTCGCGATCCTTGCCCTGCCTCTGTTCTGCGCGCTTGCCGCCGCTTCGGCCCGGGCGGACATTCTCTATATCAAGCCCAGCCTGGAAGTACTGATGCGCAAAAACCAGGGGGACAATGCCCGCGTCGTGGCCCGGCTCCCCATGGGCACGGCGGTGAATCTGATCCAGGGCGGCAAGGAGTGGTCGCACATCCGCCTCCAGGATGGCACCCAGGGCTGGGTGCGCAGCCGCTTTCTCGGCAGCTCGCCGATCATTCCGGTGGCCAACATCAAACCCGGGGTCGGACCTGACGGCAAGGTCAACGACGTCCAGTCGCGCTTCGTCGATCTGGCCGAGGAAAATGGCCGGCTGCGGAAGGAGTTGGCGGTGTGCGTCACCGATCGCAGCACCCTGGCCGATAAATACCAGACCCTGATCGACGATCCCGACGGGGCCCACAACGCCAAGACCTCCCTGGGCGAAGCGCAACGCCAGATCGCCGACCTGCAACAACAGCTGACCGCGGCCCAGATCGAATGCACGGTGCTGAGAAAAAATCAATCGATCAAATGGTTTTTCACCGGCAGCATCGTGTTGTTGCTGGGGTGGCTGATCGGCCGCCTGAGCGGCAACGGCAAGAAAAAGCGTCCGTCCCTGTTGAACTGACCCCAGGCGGTGTTGGCCTTACTCCAGGGCTTCCAAGGTCACCCGGACCTCGACCTCCGCGGAATCGCGCAATAGGGTGAGAGCGATGCTTTCCCCCACCTCGTGGCGTTCCAGCTCATCGCGCAGGTTGTCGTAATCCTTGATCTTCTTACCATTGACCGCCACGATGATATCCCCCAGCACCAACCCCTCGCGCACCTGAGTCGTGCCGCGCAGTCCCGCCTTTTCCGCCGATGATCCCGGCTGCACCTTGAGCACCATCACCCCCTCCAGGCCGAGCTCTTCCATCAACCTGGGGTTGGCCAAAGCGATCCCCAGACCGGGCCGAATCAGTTTGCCCTTGCTGATGATTTGCGGCACCACCCGGTTGACCTCGCCCACCGGCACGGCGAAACCAATTCCCGAACTGGCCCCGGATGGACTATAGATGGCGGTGTTGACCCCGATCAACCTTCCAGCGCTGTCCAGGAGCGGACCGCCGGAGTTGCCGGGATTGATGGCCGCGTCGGTCTGGATGACGTCATGGATGGTGCGACCGGTCACCGCGGTGATCTCCCGGCCCAGAGCGCTGACCACGCCGGTGGTCAGGGTCTGGTCGAGACCAAACGGATTGCCGATGGCAAACACCTTCTGCCCGACCAGCAGGTTCTTGGATTCACCGATGGCCAGGGGCTGCAGTTTGTTGGCCGGAGCGCTGATCTGCAGCACCGCCAGATCCCGATCCGGCGCCGCGCCCACCAGCACCGCCTTCCAGGTGGTGTGATCGGCCAAGGTCACCTCCAGACGGTTGGCGTCGGAAATGACATGAAAATTGGTGACGATCCGTCCCTGCTTGTCCCAGATGAAGCCCGACCCGGTGCCTTGAGGGATCTCGTAGACATTGAGGTTGAACAAATTGCGCCGCACCGCGATGCTAGTGATGTAGACCACCGAAGGCGCGGCGTTGCGGAAGATGTCGATGGTGGTCCGCTCGTCGCTGGCCAGATCGCCCCGCGCCTCCACTGCCCGGGGCACGGCCCGGGGATCGAGGGGAGCGGGTTGAAAGGTTTGAAAGGCGAGCCAGCCGAGGACGCAGAGGAGGACGACGAGATACAGTGGTTTCATGGCAAGGCCTGCAAAAGCAAAAGGACACGATATCCGGAAAGGGCTGCAAACGCCTCCCGGATCAGAGCCATTTCTTGCGCCGGAAAAAGAGCAGGGTCATGGCTGAAGAGAGGATCATCAGCAACACGGCAAAGGGATAGCCCCAGATCTCGTCCAGTTCGGGCATGAACTTGAAGTTCATGCCGTAGGCGCTGGCGATCAGGGTCGGCGGCATGAAGATCACCGTGACCACGGTAAAGATCTTGATCACCCGGTTCTGCTCCATGTCCACCAAGCCGAGGAAGGTGTTCTGCAGGAATTCGAGCCGTTCGAAGTTGAACGAGGTGTGGTCCAGCAGCGAGCCCACGTCCTTGATCATGATCCGCATGTTCTCGTAATCTTCCTTGGGAAACATCTTGCTTTTGAGCATCGAGGAGAGAATGCGCTGTTTCTCGACGATATTCTCGCGGATGGCAATGGTTGTCTCCTGCAGGGTGGTGATCTTGAGCAACAGCTCGCGGTTTGGGTCCTTGTCGCCGATCATCTGCTTGCTGATCTCGGAGATCTTGTCGGTGATGTGCTCGATCAGGTCGGCATCGTAATCGATCCGAGTTTCGAGAATGGTGAGAAAGATGTCCTCGCCGTCCACCGGTTTGATCGCCCGCAGCTTACGGTACGTCTCGGAAAAGGAGCGGAATTCGTGGGACCGCTGGGTGATGAGGATCTTGTCCTTGAGAATGAACGAGACCGGTTCATTGGAAAAGGTGTTGTTTTCCGGGATGAGGAAATTGAGGTTGATGCCGATCTCGTCCTCGGTCTCGACGTACTTCGAACTGGACTCGATTTCCTCGCTCTCCTGTTTGGTGAACAGCTCCACCCGGAAATCGCGTTCCACCTGGTGGATTTCCTCCTCGGTGGGATTGATCAGGTCGATCCAGAAAATGTTGGGACTGACGGAACTGTTGCCAGTTTCCATCTTGACCACCTTGTTGTCTAAGAAAAAATAATTGACCATGGCAACGGTCCTGGATCAGATTGTAAAAAAAGTACGGCTCATGCACGCACCAGCATCAGGCAGCATCCCCTGCTCGGGGTTTCATGCGTTTCTCCATCGGCATCGCCCAACCCGTGCCGGCAGAGGAAGGGAGCTATTGTACTGAGCTGTCGGGAGAAAAGTCAATCGGGAAAAGGTGGCTGCCAGGCGGATTCGGATGGGTCATCCCCAGGTGCAAGACGTGCGCCCCCGGCAACCGATTTACTCGAACAGGCCGCTTTTCTGGGCAAGATAACAGAGGACAAAGCCGATGGCCATGGCGGTCAAGCCCACCCGCCGCAGCTGTTTGGGGTCCATGTCCAGAATCTGGCGCAACCAGCGCTGCATGGATTCCGGCGAGGCCGCATAAGGCAGCCCCTCGAGGACAAGGATCAGGCCGATGAGTGTGATCAATAGTTTCATGGGACTGCCATACCAGAAAGGAGCTGACCCCGCAAGACGCCCACAAAGATATTGACAATGGCCGGTCAAAAAAAGTACCTTGCCGGCAAACCCATCGTTTTTGTTTTCATTCCACTTTTTCCGCTGAACGTTGCACACAATGGGCGAGCCCCTGAACGCCGGCGGGAGACATGCACGATACATTCATGACGCACACATCCTCCAAATACACCGAAGCCGGCGTTGATATCGACAAGGGCAATGCTTTCATCTCCCGCATCAAATCCATCGTGGCTGACACCCACCGACGCGGAGTCCTCACCGATATCGGCGGTTTTTCCGGGCTCTTTGCCATCGGCCACGAGGATCTGAAAAATCCGGTGCTGATCGCCTCCACCGACGGCGTGGGCACCAAGCTCAACGTGGCCAAGCTGTGCAACAAGCACGACACTATCGGTATCGACCTGGTGGCCATGTGCGTCAACGACGTGATCGTTAGCGGAGCCAAGCCACTCTTTTTTCTCGATTATTTCGCCAGCAGCTCGCTTGATCTCGATGTCGCCACCGAGGTGGTGCGCGGCATCGCCACCGGCTGCAAACAGGCCCAATGTTCGCTGATCGGCGGTGAAACCGCGGAGATGCCTGGGCTCTATCAACCGGGCGACTACGATTTGGCCGGCTTCGTGGTCGGTATCGGTGATCGCAACGCCCTCATCGACGGCAGCGACATCCGTGTCGGCGATCGGATCATCGGCCTGGCCTCCTCGGGCATCCATTCCAACGGTTACTCGCTGGTCCGCAAGGTCTTCTTCGAGGAACTGGGAAAAAAGGTGGACGACTCTATCGAGGAATTTGGCTGTACGGTCGGCGAGGAACTGCTGCGGCCAACCCGCATCTATGTGGAAAGCATCATCAACATCCTGCGGCGCTGCACCATCCACGGCCTCGTGCACATCACCGGTGGCGGCTTCATCGACAACATTCCCCGCATCCTGCCCGCCGGCTGCGCGGCCCACATCAACAAGGACAGCTGGCCGGTGCTGCCGGTGTTCACTTATTTGCAGAACAAGGGGAACATTTCCGCCGCCGAGATGTACCGGACCTTCAACATGGGCATTGGCATGATGGCTGTTGTCCCGGAAAACAGTGTCGACGACCTGTTGCACCAGTTCCGCGCCCACGGCGAACAGCCCTATCTGATCGGCGAGATCAAGGCCGCCCAGGCCGGCCATGAGCGTCAGGTGATCATCGACGGGATTTGCTGAACAGAGCACTCTCAAGCAATAGGAACAAAAAAGCTCCGGATGACTTGGTCATCCGGAGCTTTTTTGTTTGCTGCTCGACCTATTTTGTTACGCGGTTCTCCCGCAGTCGACCTCGGAGCCCTTGAGCTTTTCCAACCCGTGTTCCAGGGCCGGCAGTACCGCCTCCAGGTTCTCGCCCGCCGCCTTCCGGCTGCCCGGCAGGTTGAGGATGAGACACTCTTTGCGAATCCCGGCAATGCCGCGCGACCAAACCGCCTGGATGGTTGTGCGCAGGCTGGCCTGGCGCATGGCCTCGGCCAGCCCGGGCACTTCCCGTTCGATCACCGCCCGGGTGGCCTCTGGGGTACGGTCACTGGGCGACACTCCGGTGCCGCCGGTGGTGACGATCAGATCCAGCCCCTGCTCATCCACCCAACTGATCAGGGTCTGTTCAATCAGCGGTTGCTGATCGGGGATGATCAGCGTTGCCGCAATCTCGTACCCTTGGGCGCGTAGCATCTCCTGAAGCAATGGGCCGCTGGTGTCCTCGCGCTCGCCGCGCGCCCCCTTGTCGCTCAGGGTGAGGACACCACACCGATAGGGACGGGAGAAAGGCGTGCTCACTATTCCTCCGCTTTTTCCTTCTCGTATTCGGCGATGATCTTCTCCGCGATCTGGGCCGGCACCTCCTCGTAATGGGAGAACTTAACCGTGAAGGTGCCGCGGCCTCCGGTCATCGAAGTCAGATCCAAGGCATAGAGCAGGATCTCGGATTGGGGTACGTGGGCGTTGATGACCTCGTACTTGTCGGTCGAATCCATGCCCAGCACCCGGCCGCGCCGGCTGTTGAGATCGCCCATGACATCGCCGACAAAATCCTTGGGCACCCGCACCTCCACCTCGGTGATCGGTTCAAGTAGCACCGGATTGGCCTGGACCACGCCCTTCTTGAAGGCCAGCGACCCGGCCACCTTGAAGGCCATCTCCGAACTGTCGACGGTGTGATAGGAGCCGTCGATCAGGCTGACTTTCAAA contains these protein-coding regions:
- a CDS encoding S1C family serine protease; this translates as MKPLYLVVLLCVLGWLAFQTFQPAPLDPRAVPRAVEARGDLASDERTTIDIFRNAAPSVVYITSIAVRRNLFNLNVYEIPQGTGSGFIWDKQGRIVTNFHVISDANRLEVTLADHTTWKAVLVGAAPDRDLAVLQISAPANKLQPLAIGESKNLLVGQKVFAIGNPFGLDQTLTTGVVSALGREITAVTGRTIHDVIQTDAAINPGNSGGPLLDSAGRLIGVNTAIYSPSGASSGIGFAVPVGEVNRVVPQIISKGKLIRPGLGIALANPRLMEELGLEGVMVLKVQPGSSAEKAGLRGTTQVREGLVLGDIIVAVNGKKIKDYDNLRDELERHEVGESIALTLLRDSAEVEVRVTLEALE
- the fbp gene encoding class 1 fructose-bisphosphatase translates to MLAKRKGITVSRQIMDDQLLHPEATGALTGLLNDLVVAGKIISAEVNMAGLADILGQSGRTNIQGESVQKLDVFANQTIKRRMEQCGHVCVMASEEDDDVIPVLDGYEGNYTIAFDPLDGSSNIDVNVSIGTIFSIHRRLSPSGQGNVGDLLQQGSKQVAAGYIIYGSSTVMVYTTGSGVHGFTLDPSVGEFFLSHPDIKIPEASLYYSVNEAYANQWFDSTRDYINYLKQADGGKGPYSLRYIGSLVADFHRNLIKGGVFLYTRDKKSGEKSEGKLRLLYEAAPLAMIVEQAGGRAITDDGRRILDIEPKSLHQRVPLIIGSKRDVDLAEKFLRGEMKG
- the purM gene encoding phosphoribosylformylglycinamidine cyclo-ligase; its protein translation is MTHTSSKYTEAGVDIDKGNAFISRIKSIVADTHRRGVLTDIGGFSGLFAIGHEDLKNPVLIASTDGVGTKLNVAKLCNKHDTIGIDLVAMCVNDVIVSGAKPLFFLDYFASSSLDLDVATEVVRGIATGCKQAQCSLIGGETAEMPGLYQPGDYDLAGFVVGIGDRNALIDGSDIRVGDRIIGLASSGIHSNGYSLVRKVFFEELGKKVDDSIEEFGCTVGEELLRPTRIYVESIINILRRCTIHGLVHITGGGFIDNIPRILPAGCAAHINKDSWPVLPVFTYLQNKGNISAAEMYRTFNMGIGMMAVVPENSVDDLLHQFRAHGEQPYLIGEIKAAQAGHERQVIIDGIC
- a CDS encoding MogA/MoaB family molybdenum cofactor biosynthesis protein, encoding MSTPFSRPYRCGVLTLSDKGARGEREDTSGPLLQEMLRAQGYEIAATLIIPDQQPLIEQTLISWVDEQGLDLIVTTGGTGVSPSDRTPEATRAVIEREVPGLAEAMRQASLRTTIQAVWSRGIAGIRKECLILNLPGSRKAAGENLEAVLPALEHGLEKLKGSEVDCGRTA
- a CDS encoding TIGR04211 family SH3 domain-containing protein; this encodes MMTTLFSRPRLAILALPLFCALAAASARADILYIKPSLEVLMRKNQGDNARVVARLPMGTAVNLIQGGKEWSHIRLQDGTQGWVRSRFLGSSPIIPVANIKPGVGPDGKVNDVQSRFVDLAEENGRLRKELAVCVTDRSTLADKYQTLIDDPDGAHNAKTSLGEAQRQIADLQQQLTAAQIECTVLRKNQSIKWFFTGSIVLLLGWLIGRLSGNGKKKRPSLLN
- a CDS encoding hemolysin family protein — protein: MLVVFILAVGSALLVSTTCSLFEAILLSLSAPQVELLCETHPRQAERMRKFKENIEQPITAILTLNTLAHTIGASVAGAAAVALFGQNGLVWFSLAFTLAILLFTEILPKTIGVTFARQLGPYIVVPLHIMIVVLKPLIVLAQLMTRMVPNSHKPHLISAEELKTIASLSRKSGEIEADQEKVIANILQLGEKTVRQVMTPRTVMFSASHNLTIKEAGRMEGKWRMHSRVPVYDSEPDNVVGIVLSQDVLMAAAVGQDTLKLSQIMRPVHFVPETAPLDRIFVDFFERYQHLFVVVDEYGSVTGVISMEDILEEIIGREIVDESDKARNMRELAMIRKKKLHTA
- the corA gene encoding magnesium/cobalt transporter CorA, which gives rise to MVNYFFLDNKVVKMETGNSSVSPNIFWIDLINPTEEEIHQVERDFRVELFTKQESEEIESSSKYVETEDEIGINLNFLIPENNTFSNEPVSFILKDKILITQRSHEFRSFSETYRKLRAIKPVDGEDIFLTILETRIDYDADLIEHITDKISEISKQMIGDKDPNRELLLKITTLQETTIAIRENIVEKQRILSSMLKSKMFPKEDYENMRIMIKDVGSLLDHTSFNFERLEFLQNTFLGLVDMEQNRVIKIFTVVTVIFMPPTLIASAYGMNFKFMPELDEIWGYPFAVLLMILSSAMTLLFFRRKKWL
- a CDS encoding DUF2065 domain-containing protein encodes the protein MKLLITLIGLILVLEGLPYAASPESMQRWLRQILDMDPKQLRRVGLTAMAIGFVLCYLAQKSGLFE
- the leuA gene encoding 2-isopropylmalate synthase, which encodes MDQEKLKKYRPYPPVRLTDRTWPDQVITSAPIWCSVDLRDGNQALIQPMNLEEKLEMFQLLVQIGFKEIEVGFPSASQIEYDFLRLLIDGNHIPDGVVPQVLTQAREQLIKKTFASLKGAREAIVHLYNSTSTLQRDVVFKMNRKEIIELGVAGARLIREQAERTETRIRYEYSPESFTGTELDFALEICEAIMDVWEPTPANPVIINLPATVELSTPNIYADQIEWFCRHMKNRDCALISLHAHNDRGEAVAATELALMAGADRVEGTLFGNGERTGNVDIVTLALNLFTQGVAPRLDFSRINKVINTYERCTKMKVHPRHPYAGELVYTAFSGSHQDAINKGMTALELTESGLWEVPYLPIDPQDVGRTYESIIRINSQSGKGGVAYIMDHEFGFKLPKDMRPGFGRVIQEVSDAYGDELTAEMVFHTFEKEYLLNSNGYHLKSFNVLKRHFDRDEESSIAEIEAMVVVKGEEKVIRAAGNGPLDAFCTALREGLGLRFVLHSYHEHALTRGSSSKAVSYIEILDQDDESWWGAGVDTDIIVASIKSLLSALNRSAAKNKKE
- a CDS encoding leucyl aminopeptidase, which translates into the protein MHTEAVTIALFDQAPKAFIGDLLVYLVEEEIPHLAEENRILNRALQQVWETGDFKGAKEQAVLLYPALLEAGEDGALAARRVLFVGLGKQDDAINVRREQLRLAGGIVAKQAAAVKARDVLLVLPKDYLLDAVEIAECCVEGMLLGNYRFDFYKNPKEDKDKPARVEHFFLHDGGLSQSAVRKGLERGRALAEATCAARDMANQPGNGWTPAEFAEYAKKLSKRTRLKCKVLDKGAMHKLGMGGILGVNQGSALPPQLVILEYRTNKKHPTLLLVGKGLTFDSGGLCAKPPAGMEDMKYDMCGGAAVLAAMQAIAEIGLEGVNVVALIPATENLSGSAALKPGDVIRHFGGKTSEIINTDAEGRLILADALAYGIETYQPEAVIDLATLTGAVIIGLGHHYTGLLTNNDQLAAQLIEAGAQVAEPLWRLPLGPEYRKQIDSRVADIKNAGSDRSAGTITAACYLQEFVGETPWAHLDIAGTAWDFTEKSYIPKGPSGTGVRTLVACLSQWKPLKTAEKK